One genomic window of Amphiura filiformis chromosome 3, Afil_fr2py, whole genome shotgun sequence includes the following:
- the LOC140147631 gene encoding uncharacterized protein has product MIYCHTGRVRMSSHNMAVEPTTEPLKVFIWSTGRSLSNAFLKCMTYVPDTIAWHEPYSKIGKFSDVVASSAIVPDAESRPVRNLVKNLGGASAVAKIESGYDASDKDYDWLKEQLESDLPDGKTMLFVKDNGAIIGRLALHDKIPKGFRHTFLIRNPKISIMSRAKMYLKTLQTKSVNLDGQNTPFFQKNEYLNALWKYVKSEGLESRPVIIDVDDLLENPKEILEAYCKEIGIPFTEDLLTWPAGDEVMTKLWMVPKQSILIFRILGFGDKAFAHTEFKKLPVPAFDGSSKDDEFMNMIKQFPSTLPISMEDVKEVIDSEMPYYEEMFSKRLTVNK; this is encoded by the coding sequence gTCGCGTACGTATGTCAAGTCACAACATGGCCGTCGAACCTACCACAGAACCTCTAAAAGTGTTTATCTGGTCAACCGGTCGCTCTTTGTCTAATGCGTTTCTCAAATGCATGACATATGTGCCGGATACTATAGCGTGGCATGAACCGTACTCGAAGATTGGAAAATTCTCTGATGTAGTTGCCAGTAGTGCTATAGTCCCAGATGCGGAGTCCAGACCTGTACGAAACTTGGTAAAGAACCTCGGAGGCGCATCTGCAGTAGCCAAGATAGAAAGTGGGTACGACGCAAGTGACAAAGATTACGATTGGCTAAAAGAACAATTGGAATCTGATTTACCTGATGGAAAGACCATGCTTTTTGTCAAAGATAATGGAGCGATAATTGGTAGATTAGCACTTCATGATAAAATCCCAAAGGGATTTCGTCACACCTTTCTGATACGAAATCCTAAGATATCGATTATGTCTCGCGCAAAGATGTATCTAAAAACACTGCAAACGAAGTCCGTTAACCTTGATGGGCAAAACACCCCTTTCTTTCAGAAAAATGAGTATTTGAATGCGTTATGGAAGTACGTCAAATCTGAGGGTTTGGAGTCCCGCCCTGTTATCATTGATGTTGACGATTTGTTGGAGAATCCGAAAGAAATACTTGAGGCTTATTGTAAAGAAATTGGTATTCCATTCACCGAAGATCTACTGACATGGCCCGCTGGGGATGAAGTCATGACAAAGCTATGGATGGTACCCAAGCAATCCATTCTTATTTTCCGTATATTGGGATTTGGTGACAAAGCCTTTGCACACACCGAGTTTAAGAAACTTCCCGTGCCAGCTTTTGACGGTAGCAGCAAAGACGATGAATTTATGAACATGATCAAGCAGTTTCCATCAACATTACCGATATCAATGGAAGATGTGAAGGAGGTAATCGACAGTGAAATGCCCTACTATGAAGAAATGTTCAGCAAACGGCTAactgtaaataaataa